Proteins encoded within one genomic window of Gloeobacter kilaueensis JS1:
- a CDS encoding response regulator transcription factor, translating to MRVLVVEDEQGIAQFVSQGLREAGFAVDMAQDGQAGLDFALVAEYDLFVLDILLPVIDGLSLLHRLRDRRIRTPVLLLTARDTVEDRVRGLDAGADDYLVKPFAFSELLARLRALLRRPPLQSDTILRVGDLEMDTARRQVHRAGQSIELSVKEFSLLEYFMRHPGQVLSRTQIAEHVWNFDFYNQSNVVDVYLGYLRRKVDRDFERPLLHTLRGVGYRLSAEVSHG from the coding sequence ATGCGGGTACTGGTGGTCGAAGATGAACAGGGCATTGCCCAGTTCGTGTCCCAGGGGCTGAGGGAGGCCGGGTTTGCCGTGGATATGGCCCAGGACGGTCAGGCGGGGCTGGATTTTGCCCTCGTGGCCGAGTACGACCTGTTCGTGCTCGATATCCTCCTGCCGGTGATCGACGGGCTGAGTCTATTGCACCGGTTGCGCGATCGCCGTATCCGCACACCGGTACTTCTACTGACAGCGCGCGACACGGTGGAGGACCGGGTGCGGGGGCTCGACGCCGGGGCGGACGATTATCTGGTCAAGCCCTTCGCCTTCAGCGAACTATTGGCCCGCCTGCGGGCGCTGTTGCGCCGCCCGCCCCTCCAGTCGGACACAATCTTGCGGGTAGGAGATCTGGAGATGGACACAGCCCGCCGCCAGGTGCATCGCGCCGGCCAGTCTATAGAGCTGAGCGTCAAAGAATTTTCGTTGCTCGAATACTTTATGCGCCACCCTGGCCAGGTGCTCAGCCGCACCCAGATCGCCGAGCACGTCTGGAATTTTGACTTTTACAACCAGTCCAACGTCGTCGATGTCTACCTGGGCTACCTGCGGCGCAAGGTGGACCGGGACTTCGAGCGGCCCCTGCTGCACACGCTGCGGGGAGTGGGCTACCGGCTGAGCGCCGAGGTGAGCCATGGTTAA